A single window of Flavobacteriales bacterium DNA harbors:
- a CDS encoding DUF3822 family protein, whose translation METGNRTSESPANTTSSSGRFPADTELGNLHLSLLWDQASFAYSLLNKSSRTFTLTTEQLFPNNREDGWKNAWTETGIKQDRLASAGVLYATPKFTLIPKGIYSEDASRDVLAFNHPLSEEDSVMAHPCPLAQAVLLYAIPRSHKTWLTDTFKGIHISHPMVVLIESMLKRYRNQDSPRLLLHVHEGHADVLVTKGAGLQLANTFVTNVPEDVLYYVLFTMEQLELNPENTQVGLAGDIHRDSPLYELLSRYLPQTVFEESSDQLKLGDALRSIPAHRYFTLYHEFLCES comes from the coding sequence ATGGAAACTGGGAATAGAACCTCAGAATCACCAGCGAACACCACGTCTTCTTCGGGTCGCTTTCCCGCAGATACCGAGCTTGGGAATCTTCACCTGTCCCTGTTATGGGATCAGGCGAGCTTCGCCTATAGCTTGCTGAATAAGTCCTCCCGAACATTCACGCTTACAACGGAACAACTTTTCCCGAACAACCGGGAAGACGGATGGAAGAACGCCTGGACCGAAACCGGCATCAAACAGGACCGGCTTGCATCTGCCGGCGTGCTATATGCCACCCCAAAGTTCACATTGATACCGAAAGGCATCTACAGCGAAGACGCTTCAAGGGATGTACTGGCCTTCAATCATCCCCTTTCCGAAGAAGATTCCGTAATGGCACACCCCTGCCCTCTTGCACAAGCGGTGTTGTTGTATGCCATTCCAAGATCCCACAAGACCTGGCTTACCGACACCTTCAAGGGCATCCATATCTCCCACCCCATGGTGGTACTGATCGAATCGATGCTTAAAAGATACAGGAATCAAGACAGCCCCAGGCTGCTGCTTCACGTGCATGAAGGCCATGCCGATGTCCTGGTCACCAAGGGCGCCGGGCTGCAACTGGCCAATACGTTTGTCACCAACGTTCCTGAAGATGTACTTTATTATGTGCTCTTCACGATGGAGCAACTGGAACTCAATCCGGAAAACACGCAGGTGGGACTGGCCGGAGATATCCACCGCGATTCTCCTCTTTATGAGTTGCTTTCCAGGTATCTTCCGCAGACAGTATTCGAAGAAAGCTCCGATCAGCTTAAGTTAGGTGATGCATTGAGATCCATTCCCGCCCACCGGTATTTTACGCTTTACCACGAGTTCCTTTGCGAATCATAG
- the coaD gene encoding pantetheine-phosphate adenylyltransferase has translation MERIAVFPGSFDPITLGHESIVKRALHVFDRIIVGIGHNSAKNYMFDIDQRKAWVDETFANESRVTCDVYEGLTVSFCKQVGARFILRGIRNTNDFEFERTIASMNHAMAPDIETVSVFPEPHVHAINSTVVRDILKHGGDVSAFVPSAIHIPAAR, from the coding sequence ATGGAACGTATCGCCGTATTTCCAGGCTCCTTTGACCCCATCACGCTTGGGCATGAGTCCATCGTAAAGCGTGCCCTGCATGTGTTCGATCGCATCATCGTAGGCATCGGACACAACTCCGCCAAGAACTACATGTTTGATATCGATCAACGAAAAGCATGGGTGGATGAGACCTTTGCCAATGAGTCCCGCGTGACGTGTGATGTATACGAAGGCCTGACGGTGTCCTTTTGCAAACAGGTGGGCGCGCGCTTCATTCTGCGTGGCATCCGTAACACCAATGACTTCGAGTTTGAGCGGACCATCGCTTCGATGAACCATGCCATGGCTCCCGATATTGAAACGGTATCCGTTTTTCCGGAACCCCACGTTCATGCGATCAACTCTACGGTAGTGCGTGACATCCTTAAACATGGCGGTGATGTCAGCGCATTCGTTCCCTCCGCCATCCATATTCCGGCAGCCAGATAA
- a CDS encoding RsmD family RNA methyltransferase encodes MRIIGGKYKGRRFTPPGNLPVRPTTDFAREALFNILRHQHSPDGMAVMDLFSGTGSLALECASAGAGPIWCVDNNRHCCKFIQQTFDTIGEEVNMISDDVFRFLKSRRMTFDLILADPPYEHPSLDTIPGLIFEHEWLKPDGWLVLEHPGTYQFNDHPRFKQHRKYGSVNFSIFSNQP; translated from the coding sequence TTGCGAATCATAGGCGGAAAATACAAAGGCAGAAGGTTCACCCCGCCCGGGAATCTTCCGGTGAGACCCACCACGGATTTCGCACGGGAAGCCCTGTTCAATATCCTGCGTCACCAGCATTCACCCGACGGCATGGCGGTCATGGACCTGTTCAGCGGGACCGGCAGCCTGGCCCTCGAATGTGCTTCCGCCGGCGCGGGTCCCATCTGGTGTGTGGATAACAACCGGCACTGCTGTAAGTTCATCCAGCAAACCTTTGACACCATCGGGGAAGAAGTGAACATGATCAGCGACGATGTGTTCCGCTTCCTGAAGTCCAGGCGCATGACCTTCGACCTGATCCTGGCGGACCCACCCTATGAGCATCCTTCCCTGGACACCATTCCCGGCCTGATTTTTGAACATGAATGGCTGAAACCCGATGGGTGGCTGGTCCTGGAACATCCGGGAACATACCAGTTTAACGATCACCCGCGTTTTAAGCAACACCGAAAGTACGGAAGTGTTAATTTTAGTATCTTCTCAAATCAACCCTGA
- a CDS encoding DNA polymerase III subunit gamma/tau, which translates to MDQFIVSARKYRPSRFETVIGQDAITVTLKNAIRNNHLAQAFLFCGPRGVGKTTCARILAKTINCESLTEEGEACDSCSSCKSFNEGKSLNVFELDAASNNHVEDIRSLIDQVRFSPQAGKYKVYIIDEVHMLSQQAFNAFLKTLEEPPAHAKFILATTEKHKVLPTILSRCQIFDFKRVTVEDIARHLAFVAEHEGIQADMEALHIIAQKSDGALRDALSTFDQLVSFGGNRLTYEEVIENLNILDHDYFFKVIDQVVTGDQTGALLLLDEVIRRGFDGHNFINGLNEHIRNLLVCKDPQTIPLIEASQNIRERYLAQTNECSYDFLLRALDLGNSADLQYRTSKNPRFLVELLLLKMTALTSPAAGEDGPPKAKVVQRSAAPAPAAKPKAKEEPKAERKEATPPPPQPPVQEVRKEDVKAPEAVKPEQPKPVAQPKQPTQTNTISIKTILSEEAESAKNTDSDDAGESTDVNTTAPAGAPTFSEEDLAKHWKDFAEQAKANGKRNLGATMLKRLPDIKDSQTIHLMLDNRALEEILEVEKSDILRYLREKLALSALMLTTEVKIDAPDETPYTPRDKFEKMAEKNPNINKLKQQLDLDIDY; encoded by the coding sequence ATGGATCAATTCATTGTTTCTGCCCGCAAATACAGACCTTCCCGGTTTGAGACCGTCATCGGACAGGATGCCATCACCGTGACCCTTAAGAATGCCATCCGAAATAATCACCTGGCCCAGGCCTTCCTTTTTTGCGGTCCCAGAGGGGTGGGAAAAACAACCTGTGCGCGGATCCTCGCCAAGACCATCAACTGTGAATCCCTCACCGAAGAAGGGGAAGCCTGCGATTCGTGCTCTTCCTGCAAGTCGTTCAATGAAGGCAAATCCCTGAATGTATTTGAACTGGATGCCGCTTCCAATAACCATGTGGAAGACATCAGAAGTCTGATCGACCAGGTACGGTTCTCTCCCCAGGCAGGAAAATACAAAGTGTATATCATCGATGAGGTTCACATGCTTTCACAACAGGCCTTCAACGCCTTTCTGAAAACGCTGGAAGAGCCTCCCGCCCATGCCAAGTTCATCCTGGCAACCACAGAAAAACACAAGGTACTTCCCACCATCCTCTCCAGATGTCAGATCTTCGACTTTAAGCGGGTCACGGTGGAAGACATCGCACGTCACCTGGCCTTCGTTGCAGAACACGAAGGCATCCAGGCTGACATGGAGGCGCTTCACATCATCGCGCAGAAATCTGATGGTGCACTCCGTGATGCCCTCTCCACATTCGACCAGCTGGTGAGTTTCGGAGGCAACCGCCTCACCTATGAAGAAGTGATCGAAAACCTCAACATCCTGGATCACGATTATTTTTTCAAGGTCATAGACCAGGTGGTGACAGGAGATCAGACCGGTGCATTGCTACTTCTCGATGAAGTGATACGGCGCGGTTTCGATGGCCACAACTTCATCAACGGCCTCAATGAACATATCCGCAATCTGCTGGTATGCAAGGATCCTCAGACGATCCCCCTGATTGAGGCCAGTCAGAATATACGCGAGCGCTACCTGGCACAGACCAACGAGTGTTCCTATGACTTTCTGTTGCGGGCCCTGGACCTTGGCAACAGTGCCGACCTCCAGTATCGCACCTCAAAGAACCCACGTTTTCTGGTGGAGCTGTTGCTGCTGAAAATGACTGCATTGACATCTCCCGCTGCGGGAGAGGACGGTCCTCCGAAAGCCAAAGTTGTTCAACGGTCGGCAGCTCCCGCACCCGCCGCCAAACCAAAAGCCAAGGAAGAGCCAAAAGCGGAACGCAAAGAAGCAACACCCCCTCCTCCCCAACCACCGGTGCAGGAAGTTCGGAAGGAAGACGTCAAGGCACCGGAAGCCGTTAAACCGGAACAACCAAAACCGGTGGCCCAACCGAAGCAACCAACACAAACCAATACCATTTCCATAAAAACCATCCTCAGCGAAGAGGCAGAATCCGCGAAAAATACAGATTCAGATGACGCCGGGGAGTCTACCGATGTTAACACCACCGCACCTGCCGGAGCGCCCACATTCAGCGAGGAAGACCTGGCAAAGCATTGGAAGGATTTCGCGGAACAGGCCAAGGCAAACGGAAAGCGCAATCTCGGCGCCACCATGTTGAAACGGTTGCCGGACATAAAGGACTCACAAACCATCCACCTGATGCTCGACAACCGGGCACTGGAGGAAATCCTGGAAGTGGAAAAGTCGGACATCCTCCGCTACCTGAGGGAAAAACTGGCATTATCCGCCCTGATGCTGACCACCGAGGTAAAGATTGATGCACCCGATGAAACACCCTACACGCCCAGGGATAAGTTTGAAAAGATGGCCGAAAAGAATCCGAACATCAACAAACTCAAGCAACAACTGGACCTGGATATCGATTACTAG